One Gemmatimonadales bacterium genomic window carries:
- a CDS encoding IS630 family transposase, which yields MEAYAVGAGKKNARRRRAWLVFEDESGLSHHPVVRRTWAPRGQPPILTHVGSNWKRLSIAAALAFRWDGHRSRVYFQTRPGTYTDERLITFLRALKRHFRRRRVILLWDGLAAHKSRRMRAYLARQRPWLQVERLPAYAPELNPVEQIWGNVKGRDLANLCPTEVLALRRPVQCGFARVRHDPDLAFSFLRHTGLSV from the coding sequence GTGGAAGCGTACGCGGTGGGTGCAGGTAAAAAAAACGCCCGGCGGCGCCGCGCCTGGCTCGTCTTCGAGGATGAAAGCGGCCTCTCGCACCACCCGGTCGTCCGCCGAACGTGGGCGCCGCGCGGCCAGCCGCCGATCCTGACCCATGTCGGCAGCAACTGGAAGCGTCTGTCGATCGCCGCCGCGCTGGCGTTTCGGTGGGATGGTCACCGGAGCCGCGTTTACTTCCAGACCCGCCCCGGCACCTACACCGACGAGCGCTTGATCACGTTCTTGCGCGCACTCAAGCGCCACTTCCGCCGCCGGCGGGTCATCCTGCTCTGGGACGGGTTGGCCGCGCACAAGAGCCGCCGGATGCGGGCGTACCTGGCCCGGCAACGGCCCTGGCTTCAGGTCGAACGCTTGCCGGCCTATGCGCCCGAGCTCAACCCGGTCGAGCAGATCTGGGGCAACGTCAAAGGGCGCGATCTCGCCAACCTGTGTCCAACCGAGGTTCTGGCGCTGCGCCGGCCGGTGCAGTGCGGCTTCGCGCGCGTTCGCCACGATCCCGACTTGGCCTTCAGCTTCCTTCGACATACGGGGCTGAGCGTCTAA